One Candidatus Methylacidithermus pantelleriae genomic window carries:
- a CDS encoding two-partner secretion domain-containing protein, with protein MTAIGRCWFSPIRLFLSWTFGVSLWVVANPKGYGQPLLPTGISSTSGAPVNAVYTTDKLTVIQSGPLNARTIINWGTWGSSTTGFDIGSGNSVEFVQPGTHSAILNRDITGNPSQILGAIQANGEVYLINTAGITIGNGAVINAFSFGASTFDVNDNDFLNGFPSGHVLLTQTAPGVSLSVNGSSITASNQGGHVVLVSNNIRIGTSTLTGTYVGLAAANGSVDINLVGTTPIVQGLYGDTHITIGQPGGEVHIVNSDVTASNGLSIGGQIDIATGIAKIEHSNLAANGTLAGGNINIFANSSPSTNQGKSVLINGGSQLSVASSSGQGGTIAIFSQNQYLSAASTQWDALGGSSTLDGEIFIEQANVRLKPIVNGAYTPAPIIFQP; from the coding sequence ATGACCGCAATAGGTAGGTGTTGGTTTTCTCCCATCCGTCTCTTCCTTAGCTGGACGTTTGGAGTGTCACTCTGGGTCGTGGCCAATCCGAAGGGATACGGTCAGCCGCTTCTGCCGACGGGGATTTCGAGCACGTCAGGCGCTCCGGTCAATGCAGTGTACACTACCGATAAGTTGACCGTGATACAGTCCGGCCCTCTCAATGCTCGAACCATTATCAATTGGGGTACGTGGGGTTCCTCGACCACAGGGTTTGACATCGGTTCTGGCAATAGCGTTGAGTTCGTTCAACCGGGTACGCACTCAGCGATCCTCAATCGGGATATCACGGGAAATCCCAGCCAAATTCTGGGTGCGATTCAGGCAAATGGAGAAGTTTACCTCATTAACACTGCAGGAATCACAATCGGCAACGGGGCGGTCATCAACGCGTTTAGCTTTGGGGCGAGCACCTTCGACGTGAACGACAATGACTTCTTAAATGGTTTCCCTAGCGGGCATGTCCTATTGACGCAGACGGCGCCAGGGGTGTCCCTGTCCGTGAACGGTTCCAGCATTACTGCCTCCAATCAAGGAGGCCATGTTGTACTCGTTAGTAATAATATCCGTATCGGCACTTCAACGCTTACGGGTACATACGTAGGCTTGGCCGCTGCCAATGGATCGGTGGACATTAACCTTGTGGGGACAACGCCCATCGTGCAAGGCCTTTACGGCGATACCCACATCACGATCGGGCAGCCTGGTGGCGAGGTGCATATTGTCAATAGCGATGTTACGGCAAGCAACGGCTTATCCATCGGCGGCCAGATAGATATCGCTACGGGTATCGCCAAAATCGAACATTCGAACCTAGCTGCGAACGGAACCTTAGCAGGCGGCAACATCAATATCTTTGCGAACTCATCGCCTTCCACAAACCAAGGAAAGAGTGTGCTCATTAACGGTGGCTCGCAGCTCAGTGTAGCGTCAAGCTCCGGTCAAGGGGGGACGATTGCTATCTTTTCGCAAAATCAGTACCTTAGCGCTGCCTCGACCCAATGGGATGCGCTTGGGGGATCTAGCACCCTCGATGGAGAAATTTTTATTGAACAAGCTAATGTCAGATTGAAGCCGATTGTAAATGGCGCTTACACTCCAGCACCCATCATCTTCCAACCGTAG